From the Planktothricoides raciborskii GIHE-MW2 genome, the window TGTGAAACGAGCCGGAGATTTAGTAGCTCGATATGGGGGCGAAGAGTTTGCGGTGATCTTGCCGAATACTCACGCCCCTGGAGCAATGGAAGTTGGGGAAATCATTCGCACTCATGGGCAAAAATTGCAAATTGCTCACCGAAAATCAAGCGTCAGTGGATCTGTCACTGTCAGCTTGGGGGTTATTCAACGGTTTCTACGGTTGTTCCCACGAATCAATTTTCCTCAGAATTGCTGGTTGCCGCTGCGGATCAAGCTCTTTATCAGGCAAAATCTCAAGGACGCGATCGCGTTTTGTTTGAGCAATTGTCTCCTAGTTAGATATTGTTGATTATTGATTGGTGATTATTGATTGTTGATTATTGATTATAAAAAATAACAAGTGACAAATAACAGACAACAGATAAATTTTAGGGCAAATAAATTTTTTATTTGGAGTTCACAAATGTTTGCCCGTTTTAATAAACTAATGGGATAAGCAAGGCTTT encodes:
- a CDS encoding diguanylate cyclase domain-containing protein, translated to MKRAGDLVARYGGEEFAVILPNTHAPGAMEVGEIIRTHGQKLQIAHRKSSVSGSVTVSLGVIQRFLRLFPRINFPQNCWLPLRIKLFIRQNLKDAIAFCLSNCLLVRYC